AGACGGGCCGCCGCCTGTTCCCCGTGGGACGTCTGGACTACGACGCCGAAGGGGCGCTGCTCTTCACGGATGACGGCGCGCTGGCGCACAAGCTCACGCACCCGAGCTTCCAGGTGCCGCGCACGTACCTGGCGAAGGTGAAGGGCGTGCCGGACTTCCCCACGCTGGAGAAGCTGCGAGGTGGCGTGCGGCTGGAAGACGGCATGGCCACGCCGGTGTCCGTGGACATTTTCGAGAAGGCCGAGCGGAACACCTGGCTGAAGATCGTCGTGGCGGAAGGCCGTCCGCACCTCATCAAGCGCCTGTGCGCGGCGGTGGGGCACCCGGTGGTGCGCCTGTTCCGTCCGAACTACGCGGGCGTGGGCGTGGAAGGGCTGCGCCCTGGCGAGCTGCGGCCGCTGAAGGTCGCGGAAGTGCTGCAGCTCACGGAGGTGGCGGAAGGCCGTGCGCAGCCGGCGTCCTCGGACCTGAAGCTGCCGCCGCGCCGTCACGGGCGTTCGGCGCCGGGCTTCGGCGGGGCGGATGACGACGACATCGAGCTGTCGATGGACGACGACGCGCCGGCGGCGCCGCGCAAGACGGAGCGCGCGGCGAAGAAGGCTCCGACGGGGCCCAAGACTCGCGAGGCGCGTCCGGAGCGCAAGGAGTGGAAGGGCGTGCAGGACGGAGGCACGCGTCCGCCGAAGTTCGCGAAGCGCGGGGCGACGCTGGAGACGGACAACGACGCGGATCTGGATGACGTGCCGACGTTCGACGACGACGGTGACGAGGCGGAGTCGGACGTCGCCGAGGGAGCCACCTACGGCAAGGCCGCGCGAGGCGCGGGCCGTACCGGCAAGCCCGAGGGTGAGCGTGCCCCCCGTGGTGCCGCGCGGTTCGGCAAGCCCGCCGGTGCGGGGCGTTCCGAGGGTGATGCGCCGCGTGGTGGTAGCCGGTTCGGCAAGCCGGCGCGCGGTGGTGACGAGGGCGGTGCTCCGCGCGGTCGCAGCTTCGGCAGGCCGGCCGGTGCGGGCCGTGGCGGTGACGAGGGCGGTGCTCCGCGCGGTCGCAGCTTCGGCAAGCCCGCCGGTGCGGGTCGTTCCGAGGGCGGTGCCCCTCGCGGTCGCAGCTTCGGTGACGAGGGCGGTGCTCCTCGCGGTCGCAGCTTCGGCAAGCCCGCCGGCCGCTTCGGTGCGGAAGGCGGCGCGCCTCGCGGTGGCAGTCGGTTCGGCAAGCCGGCCGGTGCGGGTCGTGGTGGTGACGAAGCTCCGCGCGGTCGCAGCTTCGGCAAGCCTGCGGGCCGCTTCGGTGACGAGGGTGGTGCTCCTCGTGGCCGCAGCTTCGGCAAGCCGGCGGGCCGCTTCGGAGACGAGGGCGGCGCTCCTCGCGGTCGCAGCTTCGGCAAGCCGGCCGGTGCGGGCCGTGGCGGTGACGAGGGCGGTGCTCCTCGCGGCCGCAGCTTCGGCAAGCCGGCGGGCCGCTTCGGAGACGAGGGCGGCGCTCCGCGTGGTCGCAGCTTCGGCAAGCCCGCCGGCCGCTTCGGTGACGAGGGCGGTGCCCCTCGTGGTCGCAGCTTCGGCAAGCCCGCCGGCCGCTTCGGTGCAGAGGGCGGCGCTCCCCGTGGTCGCAGCTTCGGCAAGCCGGCCGGTGCGGGTCGTTCCGAGGGCGGTGCCCCTCGCGGTCGTAGCTTCGGTGACGAGGGCGGCGCTCCTCGTGGCCGCAGCTTCGGCAAGCCCGCCGGCCGCTTCGGTGCAGAGGGCGGCGCTCCTCGTGGTCGCAGCTTCGGCAAGCCGGCCGGTGCGGGCCGTGGCGGTGACGAGCGCGCCCCGCGCGGTCGCTCCTTCGGAGACGAGGGCGGCGCTCCTCGTGGCCGCAGCTTCGGCAAGCCGGCCGGTGGTGGCCGTTTCGGTCGTGAAGAGGGCGGCGCTCCTCGTGGCCGCAGCTTCGGCAAGCCCGCCGGTGCCGGTCGCTCCGAAGGCGGTGCTCCTCGTGGCCGCAGCTTCGGCAAGCCCGCGGGCCGCTTCGGCGCGGAGGGCGGTGCTCCTCGCGGTGGTGCCCGCTTCGGCAAGCCCGCCGGTGCAGGCGGTGCTGCTCGCGGAGACCGTCCCGAGCGTCGCGAGTGGAAGCCCCGGGGTGAAGACTCCGGCAGCCGGTCTCGCGGCGGCGGTGAGTCCTCGTCCAGCGGCACCGGCGAGCGCATCGTCCGCGCGGGCGTGAAGAAGAGCCCCCCGGGCGAGCGTGGAGGGGCAGGCCGTCCGCCCCCCCGTGGTGGCCGCTCCCGCTAGAACACCCCTCCTCCTGGGTCGCTCCGTCGGTGGGCGGCCCGGGAGGGCGTTGATATAACCGCCGCCTACCTCCAGCGTCCGCCGCTCCGGGAGAACGATGCGAATCCGCGTGCGACCCCTCTTCCTCGCCCTGACCCTCCTCGTCGGGTGCAACGGCAACCGGGATCAGCTCCTCGCGGAGATCCAGGACCCCCGTCCCGAAACCCGCGCCGCCGCCGTAAGGAAGCTGGCCGAGCAGAACAACGCGGACGACCTGGTCCTCTTCACCCGCGCCGCCAAGGACCTCTCCGCCTTCGTCCGCGGTGAAGCCGCCAGCGCGCTCGGGGAGAGCCAGGACCCGCGCGTCGTGGATCTGCTCGGAGAGCTCCTGGAGGATCCAGACGAAGCCGTGCAGGGCCAGGCCGCCCTGGCGCTCGCCAAGGTGAAGAACGACAAGGCCAAGGCGTACCTCACGCTCCAGTACGGACGGCGGGGCCGCGCTACACGCCAGGTCATCGTCCAGGCCCTCAAGAGCACCAACGTCCCTGGCGCCATGGCCTCCGTCGTCGCCGCCGAATCCAAGGGCCTCTGGGACCGCAACCTCCTGGCCCTGACCGAAGGCGTGCTCCCGGAACGCGTGGGCGCCGCGGAGGAGCTGGGCAAGAGCGGCCGTCCGGAGGCGGTGAACCGGTTGCTCCCCATGGTGCGTGACAGCCAGGTCATCCTCGCCGCCGCCGCCGTGCGCGGGCTGGGTGACGCGGGCGACACCCGCGCGGTGGCCCCCATCGCGCTGCTCCTCGACGAGAGCTTCCCGGAGCTTCGTGAGTCCGCCATCAGCGCGCTGATGAAGCTTCAGGATCCGACGGCCGCGACGAAGCTCCAGGCGGTGGCGGTGGAGAAGAGCGCGGTGAGCCCGCTGGCCACCGACGCCATCCTGACCTTCCCGCGCACGCCCGCGACGGACGCCGCGCTGTGCGCCATCGCGCTCGACGGCGCCCGGGACGAGGCCCTCGACGCCGCCCGCGCCATGCGTTCGCGAGGCGGCTGCCCGGCGGACCCCATCGCGGACCGGCTGTCGCGCCCCGCCTCCGCGGCTTCAGGGCTCCAGGCGGTGACGGGCCTGGGCCCGGCGGCGCAGGCGCTGCTGCCCAAGGTGACGCCGTGGCTCAACCAGCCGGACGTCGGGCTGCGCACGCTCGCGGTGGAGGCGGTGACGCACGTGGGCGATGCCTCCGTGGTGCCCGTCATCCAGAAGCTCTACGAGCAGGAGGTCGCCGGGCTCGCGGCGCTGCGCGCGGACTGGATCCCGCAGGCGCTGCCACGGAAGTACGCCGCGGACCTGGATCCGTCGGCCCCGCGTGCGGAGGTAGCGAAGGCGAAGGAAGACAACCGGTCGTCCAAGCACGCGCAGCTCTTCGAGCGGCTCCAGGCGCTCAACGCGGCCCGCGCCAAGGAGGCCGGGCGCGTGGTGGTGCCTCCGCGAGTCCCCTCGGAGCTGAGCGACGACGTGGAGCCCGCGAAGCTGCAGCCGCTGGCCACGCTGCTCACCGCGCTGGGTGCGCTCAAGGCGCCCGGAGCGCTGGAGATCCTCAAGGGCTACACGGACGACGCGAGCCCGGTGCTGCGCGCGGCGGCGCTGGTGGGACTCGCGTCCGTGGGGCCCGAAGGCATCGAGGTGACCCGCACGGCGCTGCTGGAGCCCGACCGCGAGTTGCAGAAGACGCTGGCGCTGGCGCTGGCGGAGCAGGGTGAGGCCGGGCAGCTCGCGCTGGTGGCGTCGCTGCCGAAGATGGGCAGCGAGAAGCTGGTGGTCCTGGATGCGCTGACGCGCGTGGGACCGCCGCCGGCGTCCGCGTCGGAGGCGTTGCAGGGCGTGGTGAAGGAGGGTGGGGCGGAGGCGGCGCTCGCGGCGCAACTCTTGGGGCGGATGGGCGCGAAGGACGCGGTGCCCACGCTGCTCAAGGCGCTGGACGACTCCAACAGCGTGGCCCGGCGCGACGTGCTGCTGGCGCTGGGCGTCATGGGCGACGCGAAGTCCGCGGAGGTGGTGGGGCGGGACCTGTACCACGACCTGCCGGAGATCCGGGCCGCGGCGGCCACGGCGCTGCGCAAGATGAACACCGGCGCGCAGGCCGAGCCGCTGGACGCGCTGAAGGGCGACTACTTCCGCGAGGTCCGCGTCGCGGCGGGGGCCTCGATGACGAAGGAAGGCACGGCGGCTGGCGGGGCGCGGTGAATGGAGTCGCGCGCGCTCAAGGACAAGGCGACGGAGGCCTTCGGCAAGGGCCGCTTCGCCAAGGCCGCTGAGCTGTACGAGGACTACTGCCAGGCGGAGCCGAAGGATCACCAGAGCCGCTTGCGCATGGGGGATGCGTGGTCCAAGGCCGGTCAGCGTGACCGCGCCGTCTCCGCGTACCAGTCCGCGGCGGAGGGCTTCGCGAAGGAGGGCTTCCTCCCGCGCGCCATCGCCGCGAGCAAGCTGATCCTCGAACTGGATCCGTCCCACCAGGGCGTGCAGCAGATGCTCGCGGACCTGTACGCGCGAAGGGGCACGCCGGCCACCTCCAGGGCGAAGCCGAAGGACGCCGCGCCCCCATCCACCCCGGCGAGCCTCATCACCCCTCGGGAGGTCCCGCCCGAAACCACCAGCCCCAGGCCCGTGCCCCCCGTGCCGCTGGAGGCCGGCGGGGCCCCGGTGGACCTGTCGGATGCGCTCCCGCCCGAGCTGGCCCTGTCGAACGCGCCCGTCGCGGATGACACCGAGGTGGTCCTCTCCGTCGAAGTCGAGCTCGAGCCCACGCAGGACGAGCCCAAGGCACCCACGGTGACCGAGGCCGCCGCGCCGCCACCCGCCGTCCCCGCACCCGCGGGCCAGTCCGTCCGAGTCGCACCGCCGTCCCCATCTCCCATGCCCGAGCTTCCCCAACTCCGGACGCCCAGCGGACGCTGGCAGGCGCTCGCGCCGCCCATCACGGGCCCCGAAACCACGCCGGCCCCCACCGCGCCGAAGCCTCCCTCACAGGCCGCGCCCCCGGGCCTGCGCCCCCGCCGCGTCGACACTCCGTCCAGGCCCACGACCACGGTCGCCGCGGGTGCCTCCGTGGTGCCCACCACCGCCGGATCCCCGGAGCCCTGGCGCGCGTCCCTGAGCGTCTCCAGCTTCACGGAGCTGGAGATCGAAGCGGACTCGCTGCTTCACGCGGTGGAGCTGGCGGCCCAGCGGGGACTGGCCGAACACGCGCAGGAAGAGGAGCCCGTCTACGAGCTGACCGAGGAGGCCGAGCCCACCTCGGGCACCTGGGACGCGCTGCCGTCCATCCCGCTCTTCTCCGACCTGCCGCGCGACGCCTTCATCCAGCTCTTCGAACGCTGCCCGCTGCGGCGCTTCGGCCCCGGCGAGCGCATCCTCGCGCAGGGCTCGCACGGCGACGCCTTCTACGTCATCTGCGAAGGCAACGTGCGCGTCTTCCGCGAGGAGGACGGCCGCCGCCAGGACCTGGCCACGCTGGAGGTCGGCGCCTTCTTCGGCGAGATGGCGCTCCTGTCCGGAGCCCCGCGCGCCGCCTCCGTGGAGTCCGCGTCCGACGACACGCAGGTGCTCGAAATCTCCGCCGCCGTGCTGGCCACGCTCTCGCGCAGCCATCCGCCCGTGGCGAAGGCCCTCAAGAAGTTCTGCCGCGAGCGGCTCCTCGCGAACGTGATGAACAGCTCCGCGCTGTTCCGTCCCTTCAACCGCAAGGATCGCCGCAACCTGGTGGAGCGCTTCCGGGCCCGCGACGTGGAGCGCGGCGAAGTCATCATCCGCGAAGGCGACGCCACGGA
The sequence above is a segment of the Corallococcus exiguus genome. Coding sequences within it:
- a CDS encoding HEAT repeat domain-containing protein is translated as MRIRVRPLFLALTLLVGCNGNRDQLLAEIQDPRPETRAAAVRKLAEQNNADDLVLFTRAAKDLSAFVRGEAASALGESQDPRVVDLLGELLEDPDEAVQGQAALALAKVKNDKAKAYLTLQYGRRGRATRQVIVQALKSTNVPGAMASVVAAESKGLWDRNLLALTEGVLPERVGAAEELGKSGRPEAVNRLLPMVRDSQVILAAAAVRGLGDAGDTRAVAPIALLLDESFPELRESAISALMKLQDPTAATKLQAVAVEKSAVSPLATDAILTFPRTPATDAALCAIALDGARDEALDAARAMRSRGGCPADPIADRLSRPASAASGLQAVTGLGPAAQALLPKVTPWLNQPDVGLRTLAVEAVTHVGDASVVPVIQKLYEQEVAGLAALRADWIPQALPRKYAADLDPSAPRAEVAKAKEDNRSSKHAQLFERLQALNAARAKEAGRVVVPPRVPSELSDDVEPAKLQPLATLLTALGALKAPGALEILKGYTDDASPVLRAAALVGLASVGPEGIEVTRTALLEPDRELQKTLALALAEQGEAGQLALVASLPKMGSEKLVVLDALTRVGPPPASASEALQGVVKEGGAEAALAAQLLGRMGAKDAVPTLLKALDDSNSVARRDVLLALGVMGDAKSAEVVGRDLYHDLPEIRAAAATALRKMNTGAQAEPLDALKGDYFREVRVAAGASMTKEGTAAGGAR
- a CDS encoding cyclic nucleotide-binding domain-containing protein, which gives rise to MESRALKDKATEAFGKGRFAKAAELYEDYCQAEPKDHQSRLRMGDAWSKAGQRDRAVSAYQSAAEGFAKEGFLPRAIAASKLILELDPSHQGVQQMLADLYARRGTPATSRAKPKDAAPPSTPASLITPREVPPETTSPRPVPPVPLEAGGAPVDLSDALPPELALSNAPVADDTEVVLSVEVELEPTQDEPKAPTVTEAAAPPPAVPAPAGQSVRVAPPSPSPMPELPQLRTPSGRWQALAPPITGPETTPAPTAPKPPSQAAPPGLRPRRVDTPSRPTTTVAAGASVVPTTAGSPEPWRASLSVSSFTELEIEADSLLHAVELAAQRGLAEHAQEEEPVYELTEEAEPTSGTWDALPSIPLFSDLPRDAFIQLFERCPLRRFGPGERILAQGSHGDAFYVICEGNVRVFREEDGRRQDLATLEVGAFFGEMALLSGAPRAASVESASDDTQVLEISAAVLATLSRSHPPVAKALKKFCRERLLANVMNSSALFRPFNRKDRRNLVERFRARDVERGEVIIREGDATDGLYVVLSGEVEVHKGGQRLSTLKEGDLFGEISLLQKTPATATVEATRHTTLLRLPREDFDSLISSHPQVLMLVSDLSDERLRRTQHVLDSQAGTTPDDEEEDLILV
- a CDS encoding pseudouridine synthase, yielding MAAERLQKYLARAGVASRRHAEELITSGRVGVNNETVTELGSRVEPGVDLVTVDGKLVTPPEESSYYLLYKPVGVVTTLSDPQGRPTVASYVEETGRRLFPVGRLDYDAEGALLFTDDGALAHKLTHPSFQVPRTYLAKVKGVPDFPTLEKLRGGVRLEDGMATPVSVDIFEKAERNTWLKIVVAEGRPHLIKRLCAAVGHPVVRLFRPNYAGVGVEGLRPGELRPLKVAEVLQLTEVAEGRAQPASSDLKLPPRRHGRSAPGFGGADDDDIELSMDDDAPAAPRKTERAAKKAPTGPKTREARPERKEWKGVQDGGTRPPKFAKRGATLETDNDADLDDVPTFDDDGDEAESDVAEGATYGKAARGAGRTGKPEGERAPRGAARFGKPAGAGRSEGDAPRGGSRFGKPARGGDEGGAPRGRSFGRPAGAGRGGDEGGAPRGRSFGKPAGAGRSEGGAPRGRSFGDEGGAPRGRSFGKPAGRFGAEGGAPRGGSRFGKPAGAGRGGDEAPRGRSFGKPAGRFGDEGGAPRGRSFGKPAGRFGDEGGAPRGRSFGKPAGAGRGGDEGGAPRGRSFGKPAGRFGDEGGAPRGRSFGKPAGRFGDEGGAPRGRSFGKPAGRFGAEGGAPRGRSFGKPAGAGRSEGGAPRGRSFGDEGGAPRGRSFGKPAGRFGAEGGAPRGRSFGKPAGAGRGGDERAPRGRSFGDEGGAPRGRSFGKPAGGGRFGREEGGAPRGRSFGKPAGAGRSEGGAPRGRSFGKPAGRFGAEGGAPRGGARFGKPAGAGGAARGDRPERREWKPRGEDSGSRSRGGGESSSSGTGERIVRAGVKKSPPGERGGAGRPPPRGGRSR